GCGGGTCGCCGGTTGCTGGGCGAGCAGCAGGTCCAGGGTCCGGCCCAGGGCGGCGGGCAGCAGCAGTCCGGCACCGGTCGCGGCCGTGCTCACCAGGCACAGCACCAGAGCGCGGGCGGGGGCCGGGCCCAACGGGCCGGATCCTGCTGTGCGAGTCGTCATGCGGTGGCCTTCCCCAGGTGTGCAGAACCCCGGGCGGCCCCTCCCTCGCGGGAGTGGACCGCCCGGAGTCATGGGCGCACGGTGTCTGTCAGAGACAGAGCGTGACGCTCGCCGCGCTGACGCAGGACAGCAGGCTGAGGGTGCTGTTGGCGCCGGTGCTGGTCTGCTCGTCGGACTCCATCGTCTGCAGGTCGAGAAGTGCCATCTCGTTTTCCTTCCTTCGGTGTCGTCCACCCGTGGGGACGGGGTTGGGTCACGGCTCCGTCAGGTGACGGAACCGCGTATGTGGGGCCGCCTGAGCGGCGGGAGGAACGGCAGGTGTGCGGTGGCGGCCTCGTCGGAGGACACCCGGAACCCGTGGTCCTCGTGGGCCGCGCCGAGCGCGAGCAGGCACCCTGCCGTTCCGGTGCCGAGGTCCATCGACAGCCGCATCATCTGGTGGCCGGGGAAGGCCAGTTGGCCCTGGTAGTCCATGGCGAACCAGCCGAGCCCGTCGATCTGTTCGGCGAGCCGCTGCCGGCTCGCGCCGGGTGTGTCCGTGCGGGCGAGGTGCAGGATCATCCCGGCGCGGCCCTGGAAGAGACCGGGCTGTACGTAGAAGCGGCTGGTCGCGGCGATCAGGATCCCGGCGCGCGCCCGCTCGAACTCGCCCTCGGTGTCGGCGCCTTGGGCGAGGTAGTCGTCCAGGACCATCCCGATGCCCGCGCTTCCCTCACCGAGGTACGGCAGCGTCCGCCAGCCCTCGTCGACCTCCAGCGAGCCGCCCGGATGCGTCACGCAGCACTCCAGGTCGCGTCGCAGCGCGACGTCGGCCGCCCTCAACAGCAGCGGTTCAGCGGTGCGTTCGTACTGTCGCAGCATGAAGAGCGCCGGCCCGGCCCACCCTCGCAACAGCCCGGCCCGGCGCCGCTTGGGGGTGTCCGCAAGGGGCTGCGCGAGTCGTCGTACGAGAATGTCGGCGGCCTCGGCGGCCCTGTCCCGCAGCTCCGTCTCGCCGGTCGTGCGGCCCAACTCGCCCAGTACGAGCCCGAGTCCGGCGAGGCCTCCGTGCAGGTCGGAGGAGAGGTTCTGCCAGCGTTCGGCGAGGACACGCTCGACCAGGTCGAGTGCGCGCTGCCGGTGGCCGAGCCGCTCCAGGACGTGGGCGACGCCCGCGAGACCGTCGTAGAGGCCCAGCGGTGTGCCCGTCGGCGGGGGTGCGGTGCGGTCCAGGAGCCAGCGCTCGCCCTCCTCGTACCGTTCGGCGCCGACCGCGTCCAGTGCGTACAGGACGCCGGCCGCGCCGTGCGCGATCCCGAGTCCGCCGCCGTCGTTGAACTGCGTGATGTCGCCGGGGAACAGCCGGTCCGCGCGCTCCGGGGTGGCCGAGGCGAGAAGGGCCCTGACCATGGAGTCACGGCTGTGGGGCCAGTCGCCCGGCTCGGTGAAGGAGGGCGCGATCTTGGTGCGGACGGGCGACTGCTCGCCGCCCTCACCCGAGGGGGGCCGCGTGGCGATGTCCCGGGTGATCTCCGCGACCGCCTCGTCGAGGAACTCCTTGGGCACGTCCGGGAACTGACGGAGAATCACCTCGGCCAGGTGGGCGGCCTTCCCCCGGTCGACCACGAACAGCGTGGTGACCGGCATGAACAGCGC
This is a stretch of genomic DNA from Streptomyces sp. NBC_00285. It encodes these proteins:
- a CDS encoding SapB/AmfS family lanthipeptide, translating into MALLDLQTMESDEQTSTGANSTLSLLSCVSAASVTLCL
- the lanKC gene encoding class III lanthionine synthetase LanKC, giving the protein MDKRYEVYALADRHFYETPDRISAGEAPVYETTRREVPEGWDAARIGDWLTLTPLGPDGKPAAGPSQGWKIHASATRANAERIAATVWDYCVPRRISFKFVPAPHLLHLRNTKYAGRDTSGKFVTVYPADEEQLHVVLRELGELLDGCEGPYILTDLRWHDGPLYVRYGAFARTFVVDERGSLVPAVRNGEGTLVPDRRAPSFQVPEWVTLPAFLEPHLAARNTTTVGELPYRIEKALHFSNGGGVYTGTDTRDGRKVVLKEGRPHAGLAADGADAIARLEREKYALEQVAGTGVVPEVRDWFTLGDHRFLVMDFLEGRTLNSFFAERHPLLTPDPDPEAVAAYTAWAVRIHGAVERAVQAVHARGIVFNDLHVFNIMVGPDEESVSLLDFEAAAPVEENGRQVVAHPGFFAPPDRVGIDVDRYALACLRLALFMPVTTLFVVDRGKAAHLAEVILRQFPDVPKEFLDEAVAEITRDIATRPPSGEGGEQSPVRTKIAPSFTEPGDWPHSRDSMVRALLASATPERADRLFPGDITQFNDGGGLGIAHGAAGVLYALDAVGAERYEEGERWLLDRTAPPPTGTPLGLYDGLAGVAHVLERLGHRQRALDLVERVLAERWQNLSSDLHGGLAGLGLVLGELGRTTGETELRDRAAEAADILVRRLAQPLADTPKRRRAGLLRGWAGPALFMLRQYERTAEPLLLRAADVALRRDLECCVTHPGGSLEVDEGWRTLPYLGEGSAGIGMVLDDYLAQGADTEGEFERARAGILIAATSRFYVQPGLFQGRAGMILHLARTDTPGASRQRLAEQIDGLGWFAMDYQGQLAFPGHQMMRLSMDLGTGTAGCLLALGAAHEDHGFRVSSDEAATAHLPFLPPLRRPHIRGSVT